Sequence from the Acipenser ruthenus chromosome 52, fAciRut3.2 maternal haplotype, whole genome shotgun sequence genome:
gtgagggtctggaaccaactccccagtaatgttgttgaagctgacgccctgggatccttcaagaagctgcttgatgagattctgggatcaataagctactaacaaccaaatgagcaaagatgggccgaatggggcctcttctcgtttggaaactttcttatgttcttatgtatttaacataataatagttttaccaaattagactggaatagttgtatgcttgTGTCTTAGAAAATATCactttacaaaagctcccttattttgaagacTCCATGTTCACAAGTATGCGGAAGACCCTTTGGCAGTCAGCATACTCTGACATCATAAGTCACATGACCGGAACCTGCGTGACGTcgagttattttgcttaaacatcaataataaccgAACAACGAAGAAGAAGAAGCGAAAAGGACGGAAAATACAAAGAAGAAATGATGTAGCCTATCATTGTGATAAGCTGAAATACTGAAGTACCTTGACAAGATGTTTTGCCGGTACGCAGTTCCGGGCCGTACCGGCTGACTTTCAACTGGgattattagtattatatttatgtgtgttgttattattattattattattattattattattattattattattataatggatATAGTTTTATTATCCACTATCCTCAACAATACGAAGTATAAAATCGACTCGCACAAGCGCTCCTCTTCACTGTAGCTGAAGCGAGCTGCGGGTCACATGACACAGGAAGTAAATGTCTTCAAAGCAGTTCCTTGGGTTGGGCAGCAGCTGGTTCATGACGAGAGAAAAACACAGACCTGTTCAGAGTCATGCGAGTCACGAACGACTTTAAataatcgtgtgtgtgtctttatctcACCTCGCTCGACCCGCTGACAAGTCTTGACAGCCCGCTATTAATAATGAACCGGGGAAATGCTGAGGTTCCCATGCAGCTGTGGAGACATCTTTGTTTCCTCCTCCTTGAAGTCATCTCCATGTCTCTATCTCCTAAATCACTCGTTCCGCAGTTAGCTGTGTTTCGACTGTGCAACACAACTgaaatcattaacgaggggagcacagagcaccccgatatactcacagcagaacagcctccattcacaaaacctatagcaacgcgatcattaactaggggagcacagagcaccccgatatactcacagcagaacagcatccattcacaaaacctatagcaacgtgatcattaacgaggggagcacagagcaccccgatatactcacagcagaacagcctccattcacaaaacctatagcaacgcgatcattaacgaggggagcacagagcaccccgatatactcacagcagaacagcctccattcacaaaacctatagcaacgcgatcattaacgaggggagcacagagcaccccgatatactcacagcagaacagcctccattcacaaaacctatagcaacgcgatcattaacgaggggagcacagatttgtaatttccagtaaaatgtaatgtttctataTTCCAATCTGTGCCAAACGTCACTTTAAAACCCGTGTATTATGAATTTAAAGCCTAGTCCGGGTCTGTCCCGCGACACATGCGTTTCATTTACACTGTAATGCGGACTCACATGAACATAATATTTCTACCTGTGCTGAGTGGGAGCTGCAGAGGGACTGTGTTTTACGTAACTTCGTTAAACTGCAATAAACTCTCTGTCAGACTTTCTGTGTCCTCACCTAGTACTGCATAAAGCAGGATAGGACAggtcaatcccgtgatgcagttcggtgctccattacaggcgccatttgtggagcccaatcagtactgaatacattgcggcgatGCTGTGCTGCAGCGCCAGGATTTACCggtattttttaataacaatacaaaatatcgtcATTATAAAGAGACTGACTgttatttatgtgaattaatgcttgattatgtgaagaaacattttgccagggcgagAGTGAACACGTTAAAAGCATTGCGAGCCCGCTGTGAAAGAgctctacgggctccagaaatgcgtcactgtttactaactccgcccacttgtgacatcattgtcctatccttctttatatagtccgAGGTCTGCCCCAGTGCTTCGTAAAGCCGACAGCTATTGTCTTATCtcgacatttttttgtttgtttcttttgtttttacggCGTTTGCATTACAGtatcagatttatatatatatatattattcagacattttcaaataacaaacagGCATACTTCAcatatagaaataaatatttatttcaataaacaGACTGAGCAAACttgtacaattaaaataaatgaaataacaaaaaaacacaaatacacagaaTGGTCTGTTCAGGAGTCAAATTATAGAGATTATTGTAAAGAGCAAGGGCTTGTTTGGATGCAGCCAATTTCAAAGATTGTTTATATAACTTTATCTCATTTAAGAAAACAATAAACAGGGGGGTAGTTTTAAAAAAACGACTTTTGTGAATGAAATATGTTGCTATAATGATCAAGTTATTATACATGCATTCAGCTTTCCTGTCCTCCATTAGAAACCCAAGCCTGATATTATTAAACGTTAAAGTGGGTATGAATAGATCATTACTTGTGATCCAGTCCTGAAATGCATCCCAAAAGGTGTCAGTAGGTTGACATGTGAAAAGAAAGATGTTCTGCCTGCCGTTTCAATATCTGAGTTACAAAACACACAATGGTTGAAGTCAAAGTTAAATCTCCGTCTTCAGAAATCATTACAGGGGTAAATGTCATTCACTGTTTTGAGATGATCTTCTTTATCTTTAGATGATGAAGGTAAAGAAAGGGATCTGGTTCTTATTGTGACTATAGAACATCTAGTGAAGTCTTGTAACATGCATTTCCTTTTCAAAGGTGAAGGGAAACACTCTGCAGTAAAGAGTAGTTCTTAagaatgtgtttttacattttttatctcGGAAATCACATCCATCTATAACTAATGAAAACATGTGTGCTACTGCAGCAGAATAAGTCAACATCCCTTTAACTAAAATAATCACTGCTTGTGGAATTGCTTTAACCACTGTAGAATATTGTCTATTGGTGCAAACAAGATCCTATTTTTGAATGAAATCGTTATACAATAGAATATTTCCATGATCATCCATTAAATGTTGACTAGACCAGACACCTTTCTCCACCCATTCTCTGTAAAAGAAGGATTTTCTCTTAATTAGGATACATGTATTGTTCCAGTTTGGAGTAGTATGCGCAGTGAAgttatgtgtttatgtattagttTCCAATAACGGAGGACTTGCTGATGAAATGCAGATAATTTAATGGGCAGTTTAGAAATCTCAAAATCACATCTTAATAAATAATCATACCACCAAAACTCTTAAAGATTTTAGAAGGAAAATCAAACGAAAAACGTTCACATTTTCGAATAAAACCTTATAACCATTTTAacttgctggtcccatcctaagAGGGTATGTGTGCAGCGCGGAGTCTCCTGTATCATTCGCTCCACTGCACCTCCCTCGCTGTGCGATTGCGTGCGCAGCTCTTAAATACGTCATCACGCAGCTCAGGTGCATTTCACTAATCCTTACACCCCTATCACGTGATCATTTCACAACTAAGGAACTGAACAGTAAATCTAATAAATAATGATATGGAtcgtttcaaacacacacacacacacacacacacgcacgcacgcacgcacgcacgcacacacacacacacacactgacacacacacacacgcacacacacacacacacacacacacacacacacgcacgcacacacacacacacactcattcagCCAAACCATAACTGTAACCCGTAATGTATTTCTGTAGGCTAATTTTGAAgaaacattgttttattgattaattaattattttgatctTCCTTAATTATTTTCCAGATGTAATCGTTTTTAATCTCAACTCCAAAATGACGTATCATTTTGAATGAGAGCAATCAGCAGACAAATACGTGTTTAATGGGGTTTGTGAATCTCTAAATATACAGGGACAGGACAAGAACTGAAGTGTTTGTTGTTTGTGGGCTACATTTATATTTGACTGATTTTAAATTCTTTCATTgatattttctttgtgtttaatCTTTCACACCTCGCTGTGTGAAGGTCTGATGTGGCAGCATGCAGAGAATTGGATGCGTTGTTTTTAATATCCGCGCTATATCAATATGAACCATTAAGATTCTACCCCGGGAACTAAAAATATTTATAACATTAGGAACATGTGGATCCTTTTAGAATTTTTTATTCTCTTGTTACTTGTAATACCTCAGCATTGGAGAGAGCCGACACTTTTAAATATCTCGGGGTTTATATTGACACAACTCTTCAATTTGATAAACCCATTAAAGATGTATGTAGTAAAATTGGAAGGAAGCTTGGAGGATTGTGTGGTCAGCGCCACTGTGTAAGCTTTACAGCAAGGTTTAAATGAGTTACTTGTGTTCCCTATTCTAGACTATAATGATGTGATGTGCGGGTCTGCTAGTGAGGAATCGCTGAAGAAGATCGATACAATGTGTAACAGGATGTGTATCTGTGTGCTCCCGTGTACTCCGCTAGCGCATCACTGCAGCGCGTATTCTACATTAAACTTGCGATCGCCTGCTAACACAAGGAATTATCACTGGAATCGGATTCTCTTTAAAGGGGCACACAACACAttaccagtttatttaaacagcttgtttctgAGTTTCCCTGTAAATACAGCCTATCGTAATGTCTGAGACACACAATACTTTAATATACCGTCTGGAAACAGTGCTGCGGGAAGAAAGTCTTTCGTTTTGTTCTGCTGCTACAGACTGGAAGCTGTTACCCGCAGGACTGAGACCTGACATCTCCtgtgggaattaaaaaaacaaaccctgtcgTTCTAGTGCttaaacaggcttgtgtgtgtgctgtgtaaatctgaggtgtactttgtgtattgtcttgtcattatgcgtttatattatttttatttttgaaacctgTAACCTGCTGCTGTTATTTCTAGCACGGCTTTGTAAACGAGCTACTTGTAGCTCACATGGCCTTcctaaataaagaattaaaaatcaaataaataaataataaagagcgcGTCACGTTTACGGTTATAACCGCACTGAAATATACtggctttaaaacaagaaaagacaacCGATGCAGCTGCGCAGCAGAGACAAGAGAACGAGGCAAGCGCGTTTATTGtttggaaagtaactgtaatGTTATTACTGCCATTAAAAGCTAAACGCGTTATAATACCTCGTTATTGACtaaagtaattattattacagtaaggcGTTACTAAAGTAACGAGATGCCGTTCAAACCGTCATCACAAATATACGTGTAACAGAACATTCCTTAATTTTACATGTTATAGATCTGGGGCTAAAACACAAAGTCAGACTCTTCAGCCCTGATATTAAACAGTTGTTAATATCAGTTGCTTCATTCCTAATCTtaacattgtaatatttgttgGGGGATTTAGAAACAGTTTCATAGAATATCTGATTCGGCAGTTTCTGCTccccctgcttgtctaaacctggcctcagtcccaaaccccgcctctcagagctttacacaactccaggaaatcagcgcagtgaagtttcgtttcttgtgaaatcgtcagtctctcaGTCTCACTGCAGCAGAAATGGCAGAAGCGAATATTCTGGTAGCGCATGACCagtttagctgttcagtgtgtctggagatattgaaggacccagtcactattccatgtggacacagttactgtatggggtgtattaagaactgctgggatcagactgatcatacaggtgtctacagctgcccccagtgcagaaagacctttACCCCGAGGCCTGTTCTgggcagaaacaccatgctggctgaagttgtggagaaattaaagaagacaggactcaatcctcctcctgctcaaagttatgctggacctggagatgtgccgtgtgatttctgcactgggagaaagttcaaagctgtgaaatcctgtttgacgtgcctggcctcttactgtgaaacacacgtcaagccacactatgagggggctgctttcaagaggcacaagctgatcaatgcaattggaaatctggagcagaagctttgtgctgaacaccagaaggttttggaggGGTTCTGCAGAActgatcagacgtgtatttgctggCAGTGTGCAGACaaggaacacaagagccatgatacagtctcagctgaggcagaaaggagtgtgaaacaggtaagggtttgaaccatttccttgtagctatcctagaagataagaattcccagggatatttaacatgtctgtttactaggttatacagtttcacatcagatcagattttaattgtatattaagagctatttaaagagccctagttttttaattgctctatctaaactatgatgtactacaatgtatttcagggtgtaacaggggtgttgttatgggtgtggctatcgctgattgacaggagagacacaggaggttttctttgattcaaaaaacacaaaacattcaaaacaaaacactgctcgaaaacaactagaaaataaaagatgaccaaacaagaaaggaggtcccgctccaggaacagtctccctgacatctcctctctagacttgagtgggattaaaatcctggatttgaatatgccctgccatatctagcacacacttgattggcaaaaacattatttacaatcaaacaaaaacacactgtttacacgtgcaggacctcagccctgcctcacagggtaagaaggatttgttcagctgttttgtggtgcattggaatgtgtagtgtaaaattagcatgatttatattcctagtgtttttatatgtatcttgtgacttaataaaatcatagatcagtttcattgtttaagatattatagtttaattggtaacactgtttaaaaatgacattcccagcAAAGCCAAGcacctaatttaaaaaacaaaaaaatgaccaaGATTAATTGAGACTCTtatgtgaaatgtagaaaaagtaaatccctgtcatacagtaagagaaacaaGTCACcataaacgtgtttttttttctttgcagaccccaggcacttttatccacacatatgtatattacaggacacccgagtttaatgacaattaacgtattttgtcaacatggaaatatacaggggaacacacttattgtgatgtctgtatcatttatattaaatgatttattgatattttaaaatgaactcggggtttctgtgtttttaggtcttttttacatttcttcacaatttgcaattcttttttaaatcccacgagtgtgtgaatcctccctattgaactgtaatatagctttaaatcccacgagcaagaacaaccctccgtttctaattgtaatctcgttttaaatctcacaagtgtgtgcaatcctccaatagaaatgcaggaatgtgctgccactcagtttaaagtattcagaatgaatcaatgatagattcaagtcaggaaggaggttcATTGCCCGACTGCGCTGggaaaggttgtttttttatttatttattttttgtttttcttcttaggttttaggttattttattgtattttttcacatggaaagggatgaagtcaacgtgaattgagaaaccatgtccagtgtttttctggtgtttattgggtatacactgatttcattgttttgtatcagagctgttttatctgtgtttatcagataaaaccagaaatcagaagctctaaatatacagtttcctaggtgcttcacaaaacaaacatgtaacacatgctagatcagccatcattcactgttactagtatgaaacagtaccatctagtggacagctactgtggatcaagtgtccttttgtattgctggcagctgtgcactagatggtgttgtatcttactactatacacacatgttgtctgatctagcctgtgctacagatgtctatgtcgtgcaactggaactgaagagcaaaaTATATTCAAGAACAACtgagaattattgcaaacattgtaaagaggtaaggggtacaagaaaatagaaaatatatataaactaaatgattctgtcagtttcaatagcatacttaaacaggcctgtgatgggtgtgacaggatatcactcaatgccccatcagaaatgtcactgtgtcactgtgtttctacacagaagcagctgggagagacacagacagaaatacaacagagaatccaggagagactgaaagaaattgaagagctgaaacaggctgtggagtcactgaaagtgggtattgacaagagggggaaattattattattattattattattattattattattattattattattattattaacaggtggactggaacacatctgcAGAAGTTTAtgtctgatgtgtttttgatatcaattctaaccatgtctcctctactgtgttctttcactcagagatctgcatgcatagaaataaaggaaagtgagaagatctttactgagctgatccgatccattgagaagatccacactgaggttattgagctgattggagctaacgagaaggctgcagtgaatcaggctgaaggacgcatgaagaaactggagcaggagattgctgagctaaggaggagaaacactgagctgaaacagctttcagagacagaggatcacatccattttctacaggtaacatcactgcttgttagaaaatctcaagtccataactgggacggtttcagacagacctctccaattgaatgaatccttgcttttccccaggaatgttttggaccccattctgtttcactgaaaactccttttctccactttcctgttgtagaatttccagtctctctgtgcccctcctgaagctggagacttacccagcgttactgtcaatacagacatctcttttggggctgtgaggaaagctgtatctgaacttaaagaccatattgaggacttctgcaagggggaattaataaccaaaacaggttggtgtgaaatagtttcctttggtagagatttctaaAATAGACcctggcttgaggagggacaggacttgcaagacattaataaagatcTCTTGCAGATTGCTGgctatataaataatgtagtatTGATAAGGGAGGAGGCAGCAGAGAGGAGGAAGGAGTGAGGAggcagcatggaggagggagcaaggAGGGCAGAGCAGGGAGCATTGGAGAGGGAGCATGGATGGAGAAGAGAGAATTaagcagggagcatggaggagagggtggaagagagaggagggagcatgaaggagagatcagggaggagacagaaAAGAGGCAACAGGGATGAGGGAGCAGAGAGAAGGGAGCATGAAGACTggaagagacagcagggaggagggagcatgaaagAGTGAGCAAGGAGGAGGGAGCACATAAGTGGGAGGAGGcaacatggaggagggagcagggagaagggaccagggagaagggagcagggagtGATGAAGGAGACTGGAGGGAGAAGGGTg
This genomic interval carries:
- the LOC131723027 gene encoding tripartite motif-containing protein 16-like, translating into MAEANILVAHDQFSCSVCLEILKDPVTIPCGHSYCMGCIKNCWDQTDHTGVYSCPQCRKTFTPRPVLGRNTMLAEVVEKLKKTGLNPPPAQSYAGPGDVPCDFCTGRKFKAVKSCLTCLASYCETHVKPHYEGAAFKRHKLINAIGNLEQKLCAEHQKVLEGFCRTDQTCICWQCADKEHKSHDTVSAEAERSVKQKQLGETQTEIQQRIQERLKEIEELKQAVESLKRSACIEIKESEKIFTELIRSIEKIHTEVIELIGANEKAAVNQAEGRMKKLEQEIAELRRRNTELKQLSETEDHIHFLQNFQSLCAPPEAGDLPSVTVNTDISFGAVRKAVSELKDHIEDFCKGELITKTVNEVAVYSLQAPEPRNRAEFLKYSCQLTLDPNTANRILCLFEGNRKVTWRRETQRYPDHSERFDIWPQVLCREGLSGTRCYWEIEWSGGGAYIGVTYKGISRKGEDHSCILGFNDKSWSLICSDSSYTAWHNNNQTAITAPRSPRIGVYLDFNAGTLSFYGVSDTMTLLHRFQTTFTEPLYPGFWLRSGSSVTICQLN